The genome window CGCACACGAACCGCCGAATCCGCTCGCCGCGAAATGGTGCCAATCGCCGTGCCCCAAGGCAAACGCGGCGACGGTGAGACCGCCAACCATCAGCACTTTCAAGATGGTGAGGAGCGTGGCGATCGTGCCGTTCACGTGCACCGGCGCGCAGTTGATGAGGGCGACCACGGCGAGAATGGCGATACCCGTACATTGGGTGCCGGTCACGGCGATCTGCCAGTGCATGAGCGGAATGTGGATCGCAAACGTATCGAGCGCTCCACCGGTCAACAGGTTGATGAAGATCGCGGCGCCCGCGGCGAGCGCCGCGCACGTGGCAGGACCATACAAGAAGAAGATGGTCCAGCCGTACGCGAACGCCAGCGGTTGGCCGAATGCGCGGCGCAGGAAGGCATACGGACCGCCCGAGTGCGGTGTCAACGCGCCAAGTTCGGCAAACGTCAGAGCGCCGCACAACGCGAGAATCCCGGCGGCCACCCAGGCGACGACGACGAGATCCGGCGATCCGACATTGCACGTCATGGCGCGCGCTTTGAGGAAGATACCCTGGCCGATGATGTTGCAGATGATGAGCGACGCCGCAGCGGTGATTCCCAGCGCTCGGATGAGTTCAGGGCGACTGGAACTTGCGGCCGGCATCGGTCAGTGAAAGGCGGGAAGGTGGGGTTTCAGCACCATCAAGCAGACCGCAACGACGGGTGCCAGCAGCGCGATCATTCCCCAAACATTCCAGTTCGCGGATAATCTCTTGTAGCGCGCCTCGTCAAGTGCGCCCGTCTTCACGGCCTCCGACGCGGCCACTTCCATCGCGCGCTGCGCGCGCGCGATCGGCCCGAACGCGATTCCAGAGATGATGAACAAGATTATCGACCACAGTATCCAGCCCGTGGCCAGAATCGGGATGTGTTCTGCGATTGCGGTCGCAATGCCGCCGGCCAACAGCACGATCACCGACGGGATCGTGAACCAGCGATCGGCCACAATGATCGAGCGCAGCGTGTGCGCCATGATGCGCGGATCGCGGGTTCGATCGGCGGCATCTTTCCAAAACACCCCAAGCGAAATATTTCCGAGGAACACGATAACCGCGGCGACGTGGATGAGCTTGAACCAGAGATACATCGGGGCGTCGTTCCGCTTGGAGAGCACTCGGTTCCTTTCAGCAGACAGGGGAACGCTTTGCGGCAACGCCAACACTCGTTCGATGCAATCGAGCGTTCCGCAAGAGACGCACCGGTTGGCGCCGATGCGCGGCCTGCATCTCAACCGGGTGGAAAGTCTGACCGACGGCGTGTTCGCCATCGCCATGACGATCCTCGTCTTCGACTTGAAGAGCACAGCATCCGGCCATGGCGATTCGGGCGCGCTGCTCGCCTATCTCGGCTCGATCACCGGCAACTTCATCATCTATGTCATCGGCTTTTTTCTGCTCGGATTGTTCTGGTTCTACTATCACAAGCAATTGCATCGCATCGTACGCACCGACGACGGGCTCGTCTGGCTCAACCTGTGTTTCCTGTTCACGGTGACCCTCGTGCCGTATACGGCGTACGTCTACGGCGCCTACTATGGCGCGCGGCTTGCTAGCCTGATCTATTGCGCCAAATATCTTCGCAGTCGGTCTCTTCCAACTGTGGCATTGGCTGCACGCCGCGAATAAGGACATGCTGGATTTGCGGGTGACGCCCCTCATGCGCGCCGAAACGACGGCGCGTTCTTTTGTCGTGTTGGGCTGTTACGCATTAGCCTTTGCCATCGCGCTCGTGAACCAGTACGTCTTTTTTGTGGCGTTCTGGTTCATCCCGATCGCATTGATCGTGACCTCGCGCGTGATGCGGCGGAGGTATGCCGGCGCAGCACCGCCGCTGAGCTCACGCGTTTTACCGCGTTGTCGGCGTGCACCAAAACGCCGACTGCAACAGGCCGGAAGTGCCGCTGCTAGTCGTCTGAACACCGATGGCCCACACGTCCTTTGGAGAGATGTCCACGACGGCGCGATATATGCCGGTTCCCATCTCTTCGGGTCGTTGGACAGCATTCCAGGATATGCCATTCCAATGCAAACCCAGAGGGCCACGTAAAGCGGCACCGCTGACGACATATCCAACTGCCCAGATATCCTTTGTACTGGAACCACTTACAGCGGTAAGATAATTGTCTTGATGTCTTGCGCCGACGCTGGGACTAGGAACGTAGGACCAAATAGATCCATTCCAGTGCGCTGTGTATGTGAGTGATATTTGGCCGTTCGGGTTGTTTGCGGGAATGGAATAGGACCCCACAACCCAAGCGTTGGATGGAGATTTCGCGTAAATACCCGCTAGATCCGGGTCGTGATAAAGATGCGGATTGGGCTGAGCGGGATTGGGCACGATAGACCATTTATTTCCGTCGAAATGTTCGATAAATACGTGAGAACGATTGTGAAAGATATAGAAACCAAGAAGCCAAACGTCCGATCCGGACGTGCCGCTGACATCGTAGATCATGAGCTCGTCCAACCCGTTCGGGCCTTTCGGCGGAAGTATCTTCACTGAGTTCCAGGTAGTGCCGTTCCACCGGTCGACAAACGACCCGATAGTATCACTCGGAGTGTAACCCCATCCGATCGCCCAAACATCATTAGCCGAGAACGCTCGAACGTGCGTCGCAAATGCCGGCTCAATCAAACTCGGGTCCAATGGTAGAAAATCTTGAGTCCAGCTAGATCCATCAAAATGTAATGCGTAAGGCCCGGTCGAGAAACGATGACTTCCCCACCCAACTGCCCAAATGTTGTTGTCGGCGGTGGCCGATATCGACTCCTCAAACCCAAGATAATCGAAACCGGGAACAGGTAAAATTGACCATCGGACGCCGTCCCAATGCCCAAAGCCGGGAGAGAGCGCATCCCCGGCGGCCCAAACATCGTTTGGACCGATGGCGGTAACTGAACCGATAGTTTCTCCGTCTTTAGGAATATGACCGGGCCACATCGGGAACGACGCCCAAGAACAAACGTTGGACGCCATGCTGGGACCCGTCGGCCACAAGAATAAGACCGCAAGCACTCCAACTAACGTATGCGCAATACGCATTGGCAAACTCCTTAGCGGGCCGCAATTGAAATGAGGAATTGCGAGTTCGAGCGACCGTTCGCGCATTTCAATCACTTTACTGCACTCGAACACGTGCACGATCACCTTTTTGCATCTTGGCATGAGGACCGCGCCGAGAATCAAAACACCCGGGTGTGAAGATAGCAATCTTTGGTGCGGGCGTTCAAGGGACGCTCTACGGCGTTCGTCTCGCGCGCGCAGGTCATGACGTCACGCTGATCGCCAGGGGAAAGCGGGCGGTCGAGCTGAGCAGCCAGGGAGCCGTCGTCGAAGAGGCGCTCTCCGGTCGAACCGATACCATGAAACTCCCTATCGTTGAAGCGCTGACGCCGAACGTGGCGGCCGATCTTTGTTTTATCACCGTCCGCCGCGAGCAGTTGATGGACGTGCTCCCCGCGTGCGCGGCTGCGCACGAAATCAAGCGGTTCGTCTTCATGGTCAATCACGCAAACGGCTCGGACGCTTTCTTCACCGCAATCGGACGCGACCGAGTGGTGCTCGGGTTTCCAGGGGCGGCCGGTGGCATCGAAAATGGCGTGGACTATTATGTCGAGGTCGCGGAGCAAGCCACGGCGATAGAGGCCATTGCGCCCGACGTCGCAGCCGTTCTCAAGGGCGCCGGCTTTCGGGTCGAGCTCGTCGGCGACATGGACTCTTGGTTGAAGCGCCACGCAGTGTTCGTGACCGCGATCTGCGGTGGGATCTACACGGCGGGGGGCGACGCGCATCGCCTTTCCACCGATCCCGCTCTCGTGCGTGAAATCATCTTGGCGGTTCGCGAAGGCTGGAGCGCACTCGACGCGCACGGCGCCGCCCCGGCGCCATTGCCTTTGCGCGTGATTTTCTGTTGGATGCCGCTGCCGTTTGCGGTCAAGTACTGGTGCCGGCTTTTTGGCTCAGAACGCGGCGAACACTATTTCGCCCGGCACGCGCGACATGCCGCGCTCGAGATGCGCGCGCTCGCGGCCGACGTCCGCGCACTTAGCGGAGATTTCGCGATGCCGCACTTGCGGGTCTTATACGCCGCCATCGACCGGGCCGCGACGTGAGCGCGAGCCGATATCAAGCACCCTTTTCCGCGCCGATATACCGGATCCACTTCAAGAAGAGCGCCGGCTTCGTGGACAAGCTGTTCGGGTCGCCGTAGACCGCGTAGAACTCGTTCTTCGAGGTCAAGATGTGAAACGCCACGCTTATGTTAGCCGCGTTGAGCGGCGTGAAATCCGGCGGCGCGAATGAAACGGGAAGATTTGGCCCGATAAGCCGGCGCGCTCCTAGATCGAACGACGCATTGCGGCTTATCTGCCAGTCGAGACTCGCGCGTTCGAGCCACTGACGTCCGGATTGTTCGCCCGGATACGACGTCGCATAT of Candidatus Eremiobacteraceae bacterium contains these proteins:
- a CDS encoding DUF2269 domain-containing protein; its protein translation is MLSKRNDAPMYLWFKLIHVAAVIVFLGNISLGVFWKDAADRTRDPRIMAHTLRSIIVADRWFTIPSVIVLLAGGIATAIAEHIPILATGWILWSIILFIISGIAFGPIARAQRAMEVAASEAVKTGALDEARYKRLSANWNVWGMIALLAPVVAVCLMVLKPHLPAFH
- a CDS encoding TMEM175 family protein — its product is MQSSVPQETHRLAPMRGLHLNRVESLTDGVFAIAMTILVFDLKSTASGHGDSGALLAYLGSITGNFIIYVIGFFLLGLFWFYYHKQLHRIVRTDDGLVWLNLCFLFTVTLVPYTAYVYGAYYGARLASLIYCAKYLRSRSLPTVALAARRE
- a CDS encoding 2-dehydropantoate 2-reductase N-terminal domain-containing protein produces the protein MKIAIFGAGVQGTLYGVRLARAGHDVTLIARGKRAVELSSQGAVVEEALSGRTDTMKLPIVEALTPNVAADLCFITVRREQLMDVLPACAAAHEIKRFVFMVNHANGSDAFFTAIGRDRVVLGFPGAAGGIENGVDYYVEVAEQATAIEAIAPDVAAVLKGAGFRVELVGDMDSWLKRHAVFVTAICGGIYTAGGDAHRLSTDPALVREIILAVREGWSALDAHGAAPAPLPLRVIFCWMPLPFAVKYWCRLFGSERGEHYFARHARHAALEMRALAADVRALSGDFAMPHLRVLYAAIDRAAT